From Brassica oleracea var. oleracea cultivar TO1000 chromosome C3, BOL, whole genome shotgun sequence, a single genomic window includes:
- the LOC106330626 gene encoding uncharacterized protein LOC106330626 — MSNARCSHSLLKGKLLAGSNLFRPVLVPHGTRISNFKQKSDEPFHEAWERYKEYQRECPHHGFDDDYILEVFYDGVSYEFRNTLDSSSNGDFMTQTTPDDLTAKVDQLLKGNQSQVFIMEEAAPEKSAGDLAFDAEISGDDQQEASYVNGQGWQLKNYHPNPNVRNNTQVFWPKQDKPADPAQSNQGQYAGDLSTKYDKKRFTAAEKGKQKESEQPPADAPAAEKDREPTVGTNSPGPEQPAEAVRPIPEPVPAREYTPKVPYLVPGKATRKDREEMKCRKMLEDLTVRLPLMDAI, encoded by the exons ATGTCAAATGCACGCTGTTCCCATTCTCTCTTGAAGGGAAAGCTTCTCGCTGGCTCCAATCTCTTCCGACCGGTTCTCGTACCTCATGGGACCAG GATCTCCAATTTCAAGCAGAAGTCCGATGAACCTTTCCATGAAGCTTGGGAGAGGTACAAAGAGTACCAGAGAGAATGCCCGCACCATGGGTTTGATGATGACTATATATTGGAGGTGTTCTATGATGGAGTGAGCTACGAGTTTCGAAACACCCTTGATTCTTCGAGTAATGGAGACTTCATGACTCAAACCACACCTG ATGATCTCACTGCAAAGGTGGACCAACTGCTTAAGGGAAACCAAAGCCAAGTGTTCATAATGGAAGAAGCAGCTCCTGAGAAGAGTGCCGGTGACCTGGCGTTTGATGCTGAAATATCAGGAGACGATCAGCAAGAGGCAAGCTACGTGAATGGGCAAGGATGGCAGCTCAAAAACTACCACCCAAACCCTAACGTGAGGAACAACACACAGGTTTTTTGGCCTAAGCAAGACAAACCAGCTGATCCTGCTCAGAGTAACCAAGGTCAGTATGCCGG CGATTTGAGCACCAAATACGACAAG AAGAGGTTCACTGCGGCTGAGAAGGGGAAGCAGAAAGAGTCGGAACAACCACCAGCCGATGCCCCGGCAGCTGAGAAGGATAGGGAACCAACAGTTGGAACCAATTCGCCAGGACCAGAACAACCAGCTGAGGCTGTCCGCCCGATTCCAGAGCCTGTTCCTGCTCGCGAATACACTCCTAAAGTCCCTTACCTGGTTCCAGGAAAGGCTACTCGTAAGGACCGAGAGGAGATGAAGTGCAGAAAGATGCTGGAGGACCTAACCGTCCGACTCCCTTTGATGGATGCGATCTAG